A stretch of Clostridium sp. BJN0001 DNA encodes these proteins:
- a CDS encoding carbohydrate-binding domain-containing protein, giving the protein MKAKKIISIIISLSIISALVTGCSTTSAQNEGSSVESVNVTSSSDMFTDRDMEVGYDENECIKINLSDNDSSCSDSNVKIDGNIITITKEGNYIITGELTEGQIIVETEKTEKVQLILDNANISNSSSAPIYVKESDKVFITTAEDSNNVLNVNGEFKNDSEENIDSCVFSKADLTLNGRGTLEINDNYGSGITSKDDLTLTSGTYKINALNHGLEGKDSVRIANGEYDIVSGKDGINSDNDEDESTGYVYIEDGSINISAEDDGIHSSSAFTFNGGNINISKSYEGIEGKTIDINGGTINLVASDDGLNATSGQSSSGGGEKNQQRMQGAPVQDMQKDAQNSEQEDAQIPQDDAMTKDDFKGDMMGKGGMFEAEEGVSIKITGGKTCINAKGDGIDSNGTFEVTGGETYVSGPSDNGNGALDYNGEATITGGILVAAGSSGMAQNFGENSSQGSMLVTTSSMQTGSIIVKDSSGNELINYTPDKEYNCAVLSMKDIVKGETYTVTLGSDTQEITMEDTIYSDKSNQAGTMGMGMRQKGDKMNNADMKAPTENS; this is encoded by the coding sequence ATGAAAGCTAAGAAGATAATATCAATAATTATTTCATTAAGCATAATATCGGCATTAGTAACAGGATGTTCTACTACATCAGCACAAAATGAAGGCAGCAGTGTAGAATCAGTTAATGTTACATCATCCTCAGATATGTTTACTGATAGAGATATGGAAGTTGGATATGATGAAAATGAATGTATAAAGATTAATTTAAGTGATAATGATTCATCGTGTTCTGATAGCAATGTAAAAATAGATGGAAATATAATTACTATTACAAAAGAAGGCAATTATATAATTACAGGAGAACTTACAGAAGGTCAAATAATTGTTGAAACAGAAAAAACTGAAAAAGTACAGCTTATTTTGGATAATGCAAATATATCAAATTCTTCTTCAGCTCCTATATATGTAAAGGAGAGTGATAAGGTATTTATAACAACAGCAGAAGATTCAAACAATGTACTTAATGTAAATGGAGAATTTAAAAACGATTCTGAAGAAAATATTGATTCTTGCGTATTTTCAAAAGCTGATTTGACTTTAAATGGTAGAGGAACATTAGAGATAAATGATAATTATGGTAGCGGAATTACATCAAAAGATGATTTAACTTTAACAAGTGGAACGTATAAGATAAATGCATTAAATCATGGATTAGAAGGAAAAGACAGCGTGAGAATAGCAAATGGAGAATATGATATTGTTTCTGGGAAAGATGGAATTAATAGTGATAACGATGAAGATGAGTCGACTGGATATGTATATATTGAAGATGGAAGTATAAATATATCAGCTGAAGATGATGGAATCCATTCAAGTTCTGCTTTTACTTTTAATGGTGGAAATATAAATATTTCAAAAAGTTATGAAGGAATTGAAGGAAAAACAATTGATATAAATGGTGGAACAATTAATCTTGTAGCATCTGATGATGGTTTAAATGCTACATCAGGACAAAGTAGTAGTGGAGGAGGAGAAAAAAATCAGCAAAGAATGCAGGGAGCACCTGTGCAGGATATGCAAAAAGATGCACAAAATAGTGAACAAGAAGATGCACAAATTCCACAGGATGATGCAATGACAAAAGATGATTTTAAAGGCGATATGATGGGAAAAGGAGGAATGTTTGAAGCTGAAGAAGGTGTATCTATAAAGATAACAGGAGGAAAAACTTGTATAAATGCGAAAGGTGATGGAATAGATTCAAATGGAACATTTGAGGTTACAGGAGGAGAGACATATGTATCAGGTCCTTCTGATAATGGAAATGGAGCGCTTGATTATAATGGCGAAGCTACAATAACAGGAGGAATATTAGTTGCAGCAGGTTCATCAGGTATGGCACAGAATTTTGGAGAAAATTCATCACAAGGTTCAATGCTTGTTACTACTTCATCTATGCAGACAGGAAGTATAATAGTAAAAGATAGCAGTGGTAATGAATTGATAAATTATACTCCAGATAAAGAATATAATTGTGCAGTTTTAAGTATGAAGGATATAGTAAAAGGTGAAACTTATACAGTTACACTTGGAAGTGATACTCAAGAGATAACTATGGAAGATACTATTTATAGTGATAAAAGTAATCAAGCAGGTACAATGGGAATGGGAATGAGACAAAAAGGTGATAAAATGAATAATGCAGATATGAAAGCACCTACAGAAAACTCTTAA
- a CDS encoding response regulator transcription factor translates to MRILLCEDEVELSNALVTILKHSNYSIDAVYDGEEALMYLETENYDAVILDIMMPKVDGITVLKTIRSKNNNVPVLMLTAKSEIDDKVKGLDFGADDYLTKPFAIKELLARLRSITRRKTEVTDSNLSFGNITLSRVTFELKSDNGDSFRLANKEFQMLEMFMMNPHSLIPTEKFMEKIWGYDSESEINVVWVYISYLRKKLLKIGSNVQIKASRNMGYSLEEK, encoded by the coding sequence ATGAGAATACTTTTATGTGAAGATGAAGTTGAACTCTCAAATGCCCTTGTTACTATATTAAAACATAGTAATTATTCCATTGATGCAGTTTATGATGGAGAAGAGGCACTTATGTATTTAGAAACTGAAAATTATGATGCTGTTATTTTGGATATAATGATGCCTAAAGTTGATGGGATAACGGTTCTTAAGACTATAAGAAGCAAAAATAATAATGTACCTGTTTTAATGCTTACAGCTAAGTCAGAAATTGATGATAAGGTAAAAGGTCTTGATTTTGGTGCAGATGATTATCTTACAAAACCATTTGCTATAAAAGAGCTGCTTGCTAGATTGCGTTCGATTACAAGAAGAAAAACAGAAGTTACAGATTCTAATCTTTCATTTGGAAATATAACACTTAGTAGAGTAACATTTGAATTAAAATCGGATAACGGTGATTCATTTCGTCTTGCAAATAAAGAATTTCAAATGCTTGAAATGTTTATGATGAATCCTCATAGTTTAATACCGACTGAAAAATTTATGGAAAAGATATGGGGATATGATAGTGAGTCTGAAATAAATGTTGTATGGGTATATATATCCTATCTTAGAAAGAAACTTTTAAAAATAGGATCTAATGTTCAAATAAAAGCTTCAAGAAATATGGGATATTCACTGGAGGAAAAATGA
- a CDS encoding polyphosphate polymerase domain-containing protein, producing the protein MGFKKNFKRYELKYLITFDQKEKLLNMMKKYMQEDKFGKSTICNIYFDTDDYLLIRRSLEKPCYKEKLRVRSYGIAKNDTPVFIEIKKKFKGVVYKRRIDMEKSKARSYLLEGMKLEKNSQISNEIDYFIDFYKGIKPSTFISYDREAFFSKTDGDFRMTFDQNILARDYDLSLDAGIYGESILKKGMALLEVKTALGIPRWLLDFFCENKIYKSSFSKYGNTYKQMILPKIIGGTEYVS; encoded by the coding sequence ATGGGATTTAAAAAGAATTTTAAAAGATATGAACTTAAATATCTTATTACATTTGATCAAAAAGAAAAATTATTAAATATGATGAAAAAATATATGCAAGAAGATAAATTTGGTAAAAGCACAATATGTAATATATATTTTGACACAGATGATTATTTATTAATAAGACGTTCGTTAGAGAAACCATGTTATAAAGAAAAGCTTAGAGTGAGGAGCTATGGAATAGCTAAAAATGACACACCAGTATTTATTGAAATAAAGAAGAAATTTAAAGGAGTAGTATATAAAAGGCGTATTGATATGGAAAAGAGTAAAGCTAGGTCTTATCTATTAGAAGGGATGAAACTAGAAAAAAATTCTCAGATAAGTAATGAGATTGATTATTTTATTGATTTTTATAAAGGAATAAAACCTTCAACATTTATATCATACGATAGAGAAGCGTTTTTCAGTAAAACTGATGGAGATTTTAGAATGACATTTGATCAGAATATTTTGGCAAGAGATTATGATTTATCTTTAGATGCTGGAATTTATGGTGAGAGCATTTTAAAAAAAGGTATGGCACTTTTAGAAGTAAAGACTGCACTTGGAATTCCAAGATGGCTTCTTGATTTCTTTTGTGAAAATAAGATTTATAAAAGCAGTTTTTCAAAGTATGGTAATACTTACAAACAAATGATATTACCTAAAATAATAGGAGGTACAGAATATGTTTCTTAA
- a CDS encoding phosphatase PAP2 family protein produces MIQLINSIDIKILFAIQDNLRNSVLTPIFTTMTSLGNGGLIWITISIILLLRRKTRRIGIICLLALVFCVIINNEIIKNIVKRPRPFNTLEDIRILIPKPDQFSFPSGHSSISFAVASVLYRKLPKKYGIIIIVVAFLIAFSRIYVGVHYPTDVIFGALSGIILGYLAEFTEKKINNLLIRRKKTN; encoded by the coding sequence ATGATACAATTAATAAACAGTATAGACATTAAGATACTATTTGCTATTCAAGATAATTTAAGAAATAGTGTATTAACACCAATCTTTACGACAATGACTTCACTTGGAAATGGAGGACTTATATGGATAACAATTTCAATTATCTTATTATTAAGAAGAAAAACGAGAAGAATAGGGATTATATGCCTTTTAGCACTTGTGTTTTGTGTGATTATAAATAATGAAATAATTAAAAACATAGTTAAAAGACCAAGACCTTTTAATACTTTAGAAGATATTAGAATTTTAATTCCAAAACCAGATCAATTTTCATTTCCATCAGGTCATTCTTCAATTTCATTTGCAGTAGCAAGTGTTTTATATAGAAAATTACCTAAAAAATATGGAATTATAATCATAGTAGTAGCATTTCTTATAGCATTTTCAAGAATTTACGTTGGAGTGCATTATCCAACAGATGTAATATTTGGAGCTTTAAGTGGAATAATACTTGGTTATCTTGCAGAATTTACTGAAAAGAAAATAAATAACTTATTAATAAGGAGGAAGAAAACTAATTAA
- a CDS encoding DUF4956 domain-containing protein translates to MFLNSLLTEGVYSDTSVTLTFSKFIICIIASLLIGLFISAAYTYKTKHSKGFSITLLTLPSVVCMIIIMVNGSLGTGVAVAGAFSLVRFRSAPGTAKEIGAIFIAMGAGLAVGMGYICYAAVFTAILGTINVICTVYNIKNAHSVEKTLNITIPENLDYTGVFDSLFKEYASSYELVTVKSTNMGSLFKLTYDVTLKDMGKNEKQFIDDLRCRNGNLDIVISKKTDKLGEL, encoded by the coding sequence ATGTTTCTTAATAGTTTACTTACAGAGGGAGTTTATAGTGATACTTCTGTAACACTTACATTTTCAAAATTTATCATATGCATAATAGCATCACTTTTAATTGGATTATTTATAAGCGCTGCATATACGTATAAAACAAAACATTCAAAAGGATTTTCTATAACATTATTAACTCTTCCATCAGTAGTATGTATGATCATAATAATGGTAAATGGAAGTCTTGGAACAGGAGTTGCAGTTGCAGGAGCATTCAGCCTTGTACGATTTAGATCAGCTCCTGGAACAGCTAAAGAAATTGGAGCTATATTTATAGCAATGGGTGCAGGACTTGCAGTTGGAATGGGTTATATCTGTTATGCTGCTGTATTTACAGCTATACTTGGAACAATAAATGTTATTTGTACAGTATATAATATTAAAAATGCACATAGTGTAGAAAAAACTCTTAATATAACTATACCTGAAAATCTTGATTATACTGGGGTTTTTGACAGCTTATTTAAAGAATATGCATCATCTTATGAACTTGTAACTGTAAAAAGCACTAATATGGGCAGCTTATTTAAGCTTACTTACGATGTTACTTTAAAAGATATGGGAAAAAATGAAAAGCAGTTTATAGATGATTTAAGATGTAGAAATGGAAATTTAGATATAGTAATTTCTAAGAAGACTGATAAGTTAGGTGAACTTTAA
- a CDS encoding Bax inhibitor-1/YccA family protein, with protein sequence MSELSYTKSESGFINKTFTYMATGLLVTFVIGFFISQSINLRTLILTKPQLSIGLAILEVALVLILSRRINKMSASSALMMFFLYSILNGLTFSAIFVVYDLSSIMQVFILASIMFFCCAMAGKLTNKDLSSLGRISIMAVIGIIIATVFNFFINSEGLSMIISYVAVAVFCALTAYDMQTLKRIHNQIYYSDAESANKYAILGALTLYLDFINLFLHLLRLFGNDN encoded by the coding sequence ATGAGTGAATTATCATATACAAAAAGTGAATCTGGATTTATAAATAAAACTTTTACTTATATGGCTACTGGTCTTCTTGTAACATTCGTAATTGGCTTTTTTATATCTCAGAGTATTAATCTTAGAACTCTTATTTTAACTAAGCCTCAGCTTTCTATAGGACTTGCAATTTTAGAAGTTGCTTTAGTTTTAATTTTAAGCAGAAGAATTAATAAAATGTCGGCATCTAGTGCTTTAATGATGTTTTTTCTTTATTCCATATTAAATGGACTAACATTTAGTGCTATATTTGTAGTTTATGATTTATCATCAATTATGCAGGTATTTATTCTTGCATCAATTATGTTTTTCTGTTGTGCAATGGCAGGAAAGCTAACAAATAAAGATTTATCTAGTTTAGGAAGAATTTCAATAATGGCTGTTATTGGAATAATAATAGCAACAGTTTTTAATTTTTTTATTAACTCTGAAGGTCTTTCAATGATTATAAGCTATGTAGCAGTTGCAGTATTTTGTGCTTTAACAGCTTATGATATGCAGACATTAAAAAGAATTCATAATCAAATATATTATTCTGATGCAGAATCTGCAAATAAATACGCAATTCTAGGTGCATTAACTCTATATCTTGATTTTATAAATTTATTTTTACATCTTTTAAGATTATTTGGAAATGACAACTAA
- a CDS encoding HAMP domain-containing sensor histidine kinase: MMEKNLRRKFIIISMSAVFIVLFLITAVIDLTNYYQISRNSDDLINIIAENDGMFPKHKDNKGNYDLPPKMSKETPFSTRFFTARFGKENNLMAVDTGNVSAISSNQAVKYANSVFTSGKKEGITDDYKYKIISTDYGNLIVFIDISNELRMFNDFLINSITIFFVGICAIFILIYVFSKSAIKPIVESYEKQKQFITDASHELKTPLAVINTNADVLEMECGESEWTKSIHRQIERMSKLISGLIMLSRMDEESNKIIKTEFSISDAVNEAAEPFKEMAELKNKKINLNIQKNLTYNGDEEMIRQLIYILLDNAIKYSKENSDINLSLNRYVNKCIIKVQNESENLKKGKYDKLFERFYRLDSSRNSKKGGYGIGLSIAKSIVLKHKGKITAESLDGKIFTISAMF, from the coding sequence ATGATGGAGAAGAACCTTCGAAGAAAATTTATAATTATTTCAATGAGTGCAGTATTTATCGTTTTATTTTTAATAACAGCAGTTATAGATTTAACAAATTACTATCAGATTAGTAGAAATAGCGATGATCTTATAAATATTATTGCAGAAAATGATGGTATGTTTCCAAAACATAAAGATAATAAAGGGAATTATGATCTTCCTCCTAAAATGTCAAAAGAAACACCGTTTTCAACAAGATTTTTTACAGCAAGATTTGGAAAAGAAAACAATCTTATGGCAGTAGATACTGGAAATGTGAGTGCTATTTCATCGAATCAGGCGGTGAAGTATGCTAACAGTGTATTTACTTCAGGGAAAAAAGAGGGTATTACGGATGACTATAAATATAAGATTATATCTACAGATTATGGGAATTTGATAGTTTTTATAGATATAAGTAATGAACTACGTATGTTTAATGATTTTTTAATAAATAGTATAACAATATTCTTTGTAGGAATTTGTGCAATTTTTATACTTATATATGTATTCTCTAAAAGTGCAATAAAACCTATTGTAGAGAGCTACGAAAAACAGAAACAGTTTATAACAGATGCGAGCCATGAACTTAAAACACCACTTGCTGTAATAAATACTAATGCAGATGTTTTAGAGATGGAATGTGGAGAAAGTGAGTGGACAAAAAGCATACACAGGCAGATAGAAAGAATGTCAAAGCTTATATCAGGTCTTATTATGTTAAGCCGTATGGATGAAGAAAGTAATAAAATAATAAAAACAGAATTTTCTATCTCAGATGCAGTAAATGAAGCAGCAGAACCATTTAAAGAAATGGCTGAGCTTAAAAATAAAAAAATAAATTTAAATATTCAAAAAAATTTAACTTATAATGGTGATGAAGAAATGATAAGACAGCTTATTTATATACTTCTTGATAATGCTATAAAATATAGTAAAGAGAATAGCGATATCAATTTATCGTTAAATAGGTATGTAAATAAATGTATTATTAAGGTTCAAAATGAATCAGAAAATTTAAAAAAAGGTAAATATGATAAATTATTTGAAAGGTTTTATAGATTAGACAGCTCGAGAAATAGTAAAAAAGGAGGATATGGAATAGGCTTATCCATTGCTAAATCAATTGTATTAAAGCATAAAGGGAAAATTACTGCTGAAAGTTTAGATGGTAAAATATTTACTATATCGGCCATGTTTTAA